A window from Pseudomonas sp. Tri1 encodes these proteins:
- a CDS encoding acetyl/propionyl/methylcrotonyl-CoA carboxylase subunit alpha, with protein sequence MSAPVLTTLLVANRGEIACRVMRTAKAMGLTTVAVHSATDRDARHSREADMRVDLGGSKAADSYLQIDKLIAAALASGAQAIHPGYGFLSENAGFARAIENAGLIFLGPPASAIDAMGSKSAAKALMETAGVPLVPGYHGEAQDLETFRDACERIGYPVLLKATAGGGGKGMKVVEDVSQLAEALASAQREAQSSFGDSRMLVEKYLLKPRHVEIQVFADRHGNCLYLNERDCSIQRRHQKVVEEAPAPGLSPQLRRAMGEAAVRSAQAIGYVGAGTVEFLLDARGEFFFMEMNTRLQVEHPVTEAITGLDLVAWQIRVARGERLPITQEQVPLLGHAIEVRLYAEDPANDFLPATGRLALYRESVEGPGRRVDSGVAEGDEISPFYDPMLGKLIAWGEDREQARLRLLGMLDEFAIGGLKTNIGFLRRIVAHPAFAAAELDTGFIPRYQAQLLPEPGELDDDFWRAATQGFALSLTPHLRADDAHSPWADTAGLRLGLPRETTLHLSCEGQDRAMTLDVTADCAQLNGEQLEIEHNGLRRRHRAIRQGDSLYLQWKGDLHRVDQYDPLAAAEASHSHQGDLSAPMNGSIVRVLVSVGQTVEAGAQLVVLEAMKMEHSIRAPKAGVIKALYCQEGEMVSEGSALVAFEE encoded by the coding sequence ATGAGCGCCCCAGTCCTCACCACGTTGCTGGTGGCCAACCGCGGCGAAATCGCCTGCCGCGTGATGCGCACCGCCAAGGCCATGGGCCTGACTACCGTCGCCGTGCACAGCGCCACCGACCGTGATGCGCGCCACAGCCGCGAAGCCGACATGCGCGTCGACCTGGGCGGCAGCAAGGCCGCCGACAGTTACCTGCAAATCGACAAGCTGATCGCGGCCGCCCTGGCCAGTGGCGCCCAGGCGATCCATCCCGGTTATGGTTTCCTCTCGGAAAACGCTGGATTCGCCCGCGCCATCGAAAACGCCGGGTTGATCTTTCTCGGCCCCCCCGCCTCGGCCATCGACGCCATGGGTAGCAAATCCGCGGCCAAGGCCTTGATGGAAACCGCCGGCGTGCCCCTGGTGCCCGGGTATCACGGCGAAGCACAGGACCTCGAGACCTTCCGCGACGCCTGTGAGCGCATCGGTTATCCGGTGCTGCTCAAGGCCACTGCCGGGGGTGGCGGCAAAGGCATGAAAGTGGTCGAGGACGTCAGCCAACTGGCCGAAGCCCTGGCCTCGGCCCAGCGTGAAGCACAATCGTCGTTCGGCGATTCACGGATGCTGGTGGAGAAATACCTGCTCAAGCCGCGTCACGTCGAAATCCAGGTGTTCGCCGATCGACACGGCAACTGCCTGTACCTCAACGAGCGCGATTGCTCGATTCAGCGTCGGCACCAGAAGGTTGTCGAAGAAGCCCCTGCACCGGGCCTGAGTCCGCAACTGCGACGAGCCATGGGCGAAGCCGCGGTGCGCTCGGCGCAGGCCATTGGTTATGTCGGCGCCGGTACCGTGGAGTTTTTGCTGGATGCGCGCGGCGAATTTTTCTTCATGGAGATGAACACGCGCCTGCAAGTTGAACATCCGGTGACCGAAGCCATCACGGGCCTCGATCTGGTGGCCTGGCAGATTCGCGTGGCGCGCGGTGAGCGGCTGCCGATTACCCAGGAGCAGGTGCCGCTGCTGGGCCACGCCATCGAAGTGCGGCTGTACGCCGAAGACCCGGCCAATGATTTCCTGCCGGCCACTGGGCGCCTGGCACTGTATCGCGAGTCAGTCGAAGGGCCGGGACGGCGAGTTGACAGCGGTGTGGCCGAAGGCGATGAGATCTCGCCATTCTACGACCCTATGCTCGGCAAGTTGATCGCCTGGGGTGAGGACCGTGAACAAGCGCGCCTGCGGCTGTTGGGCATGCTCGACGAATTTGCCATTGGCGGACTGAAAACCAACATCGGTTTTCTGCGGCGCATCGTGGCGCACCCCGCCTTCGCGGCGGCGGAACTGGATACCGGATTTATCCCGCGTTACCAAGCGCAATTACTGCCAGAGCCTGGCGAATTGGATGACGACTTCTGGCGCGCAGCGACCCAAGGTTTCGCCTTGAGTCTGACGCCGCATTTACGAGCCGATGACGCCCACTCACCCTGGGCCGACACCGCCGGGCTGCGTCTGGGGCTGCCAAGAGAAACCACCCTGCATTTGAGCTGCGAAGGACAGGATCGCGCGATGACACTGGACGTTACAGCCGATTGTGCGCAACTCAACGGCGAGCAACTGGAGATCGAGCACAACGGTCTGCGCCGTAGACATCGGGCCATCCGCCAGGGCGACAGCCTGTATCTGCAATGGAAAGGAGACCTGCACCGAGTCGACCAGTACGACCCGTTGGCCGCCGCCGAAGCCAGCCATAGCCATCAAGGCGACCTGAGCGCGCCCATGAACGGCAGCATCGTCCGAGTACTGGTAAGCGTCGGCCAAACGGTGGAAGCCGGCGCACAACTGGTGGTATTGGAAGCCATGAAAATGGAGCACAGCATTCGTGCGCCCAAGGCCGGCGTGATCAAGGCGCTGTATTGCCAGGAAGGTGAAATGGTCAGTGAAGGCAGCGCACTGGTGGCATTCGAAGAATAG
- a CDS encoding gamma-carboxygeranoyl-CoA hydratase, translating into MDNFNTLELLTDPRGVATLWLSRESKNNAFNAEMIRELILALDQVSGDPSLRFLLIRGRGKHFSAGADLAWMQQSAELDYHTNLDDARELAELMYNLAKLKIPTLAVVQGAAFGGALGLISACDMAIGADEAQFCLSEVRIGLAPAVISPFVVQAIGQRAARRYALTAERFGGQRAKEIGLLSESYPAEALDQQVEHWIDNLLLNSPAAMRASKELLREVGNGALTPALRRYTENAIARIRVSPEGQEGLRAFLQKRAPNWQAESNHKEPRR; encoded by the coding sequence ATGGATAACTTCAACACCCTCGAACTGCTCACCGACCCGCGCGGCGTTGCCACCCTGTGGCTCAGCCGCGAGTCGAAAAACAACGCGTTCAATGCCGAAATGATCCGTGAACTGATCCTTGCCCTGGACCAGGTCAGTGGCGATCCGAGCCTGCGCTTCCTGCTGATCCGCGGGCGCGGCAAACACTTCAGCGCTGGTGCCGACCTGGCCTGGATGCAGCAATCGGCCGAGCTCGACTACCACACCAACCTCGACGACGCCCGGGAACTGGCGGAACTGATGTACAACCTCGCCAAGTTGAAAATCCCTACGTTGGCGGTCGTCCAGGGCGCGGCGTTTGGCGGTGCGCTGGGGTTGATCAGCGCCTGCGACATGGCCATTGGCGCCGATGAAGCGCAGTTCTGCCTGTCGGAAGTACGTATTGGCCTGGCGCCCGCCGTGATCAGCCCGTTCGTGGTGCAAGCCATTGGCCAACGAGCGGCGCGCCGTTACGCCCTGACCGCTGAACGCTTCGGCGGGCAGCGTGCGAAAGAAATCGGTTTGCTGTCGGAAAGTTACCCGGCCGAAGCACTGGATCAGCAGGTCGAACACTGGATCGACAACCTTCTGCTCAACAGCCCGGCGGCCATGCGCGCCAGCAAGGAACTGTTGCGTGAAGTCGGCAACGGCGCCCTCACGCCCGCATTGCGGCGCTACACCGAAAATGCCATCGCCCGCATCCGCGTCAGTCCGGAGGGCCAGGAGGGTCTGCGGGCCTTCTTGCAAAAACGCGCGCCGAATTGGCAAGCCGAGTCGAATCATAAGGAGCCGCGTCGATGA
- a CDS encoding isovaleryl-CoA dehydrogenase encodes MSYPSLNFALGETIDMLRDQVQAFVKAELAPRAAQIDIDNLFPADMWRKFGDMGLLGITVPEEYGGAGLGYLAHVVAMEEISRGSASVALSYGAHSNLCVNQINRNGNHEQKTKYLPKLISGEHVGALAMSEPNAGSDVVSMKLRADKRGDHYVLNGSKTWITNGPDANTYVIYAKTDLEKGAHGITAFIVERDWKGFSRSNKFDKLGMRGSNTCELFFDDVQVPEENILGALNGGVKVLMSGLDYERVVLSGGPTGIMQACMDLIVPYIHDRKQFGQSIGEFQLIQGKVADMYTQLNASRAYLYAVAQACERGETTRKDAAGVILYSAERATQMALDAIQILGGNGYINEFPAGRLLRDAKLYEIGAGTSEIRRMLIGRELFNETR; translated from the coding sequence ATGAGCTACCCATCCCTGAACTTTGCCCTCGGCGAAACCATCGACATGTTGCGCGACCAGGTGCAAGCCTTCGTCAAGGCCGAGCTGGCGCCTCGCGCAGCACAGATCGACATCGACAACCTGTTTCCCGCCGACATGTGGCGCAAGTTCGGTGACATGGGCCTGCTGGGCATCACCGTCCCGGAAGAATACGGTGGCGCTGGCCTGGGCTACCTGGCCCACGTGGTGGCGATGGAAGAAATCAGCCGCGGTTCGGCGTCGGTCGCCCTCTCCTACGGCGCCCATTCCAACCTCTGCGTCAACCAGATCAACCGCAATGGCAATCATGAGCAGAAAACCAAATACCTGCCCAAGTTGATCAGCGGCGAACACGTCGGCGCCCTGGCCATGAGCGAACCGAACGCCGGCTCGGACGTGGTCTCGATGAAGCTGCGTGCCGACAAACGTGGCGACCATTACGTACTCAACGGCAGCAAGACCTGGATCACCAACGGCCCCGACGCCAACACCTATGTGATCTACGCCAAGACCGACCTGGAAAAAGGTGCCCACGGCATCACCGCGTTCATTGTCGAGCGCGACTGGAAAGGCTTCAGCCGCAGCAATAAATTCGACAAGCTCGGCATGCGCGGCTCGAACACTTGCGAACTGTTTTTCGATGACGTCCAAGTGCCGGAAGAAAACATCCTCGGTGCGCTCAATGGCGGCGTGAAAGTGCTGATGAGCGGCCTCGACTACGAACGCGTGGTGTTGTCCGGCGGCCCGACCGGGATCATGCAGGCCTGCATGGACCTGATCGTGCCCTACATCCACGACCGCAAGCAGTTCGGCCAGAGCATCGGCGAGTTCCAGTTGATCCAGGGCAAGGTCGCCGACATGTACACCCAGCTCAACGCCAGCCGGGCCTACCTGTACGCGGTGGCCCAGGCTTGTGAGCGCGGCGAAACCACCCGCAAGGACGCCGCCGGGGTCATCCTCTACAGCGCCGAACGCGCCACACAAATGGCCCTCGACGCGATCCAGATCCTGGGGGGCAACGGCTATATCAATGAATTCCCGGCCGGCCGTCTGCTGCGCGACGCCAAGTTGTACGAAATCGGTGCCGGCACCAGTGAGATTCGTCGGATGTTGATCGGCCGCGAACTGTTCAACGAAACCCGCTAA